In Nitrospira sp., a single genomic region encodes these proteins:
- a CDS encoding type II toxin-antitoxin system VapC family toxin has protein sequence MIVADTNLLIYLYVQGQRTQDSEAVLRRDAVWAAPLLWRSEFRNALIGLVRKAVLQLDEALSILDEAERWVAGHEYSVISRHVLTLADQSGCSAYDCEFVALAQDLGAPLVTSDRQLLKAFPVVAVSPSAFVA, from the coding sequence ATGATCGTGGCCGATACCAATCTGCTGATCTATCTCTATGTGCAAGGCCAACGAACGCAGGACAGCGAAGCTGTGCTGCGTCGGGATGCCGTATGGGCGGCCCCGTTGCTGTGGCGGTCCGAGTTTCGGAATGCGCTGATCGGACTGGTGAGAAAAGCTGTGCTCCAACTGGATGAGGCCCTTTCCATCCTCGACGAAGCCGAACGATGGGTGGCCGGACACGAGTACAGCGTGATCTCTCGCCATGTGTTGACGCTCGCCGATCAGTCCGGATGCTCCGCATATGACTGTGAGTTTGTCGCCCTTGCACAGGACCTAGGGGCGCCCTTGGTCACAAGCGACCGCCAGTTGTTGAAAGCCTTCCCCGTCGTTGCCGTTTCACCCTCGGCCTTTGTGGCTTAA
- a CDS encoding P-II family nitrogen regulator → MGGLVLHPMKEIRVIVAGEHRAFVTELLDRVNATGYTIIGNVSGKGHHGVREAHFMFSEQESLEMIMTVVPEDKVEPILAGLRPLFERHSGVMFVADVAVSRQEYFGKKNKNS, encoded by the coding sequence ATGGGCGGGCTAGTCCTGCATCCGATGAAGGAAATTCGTGTGATCGTCGCCGGGGAGCATCGGGCGTTCGTGACGGAGTTGCTCGACCGCGTCAATGCGACCGGCTATACCATCATCGGCAACGTGTCGGGGAAGGGGCATCATGGGGTGCGTGAAGCGCATTTCATGTTCAGCGAGCAGGAAAGCCTGGAGATGATCATGACGGTCGTGCCCGAAGACAAAGTCGAACCCATTCTGGCCGGCCTGAGGCCGCTGTTCGAGCGGCACTCCGGCGTCATGTTCGTGGCCGACGTGGCGGTCAGCCGTCAGGAGTATTTCGGCAAGAAGAACAAAAATTCCTGA
- a CDS encoding tetratricopeptide repeat protein — MNDHRTVCETALLEGDWERAAQAALAWARHPQTVKARDPRPHFVLNVTHLLKGRFAEAWASHAHSLQEEEDITQIKQWTEDLVAMHGDQAFAHLIMGLFLAQSGQSEQSQQSYKEAAKLAPASAYPHYFLAQIHERADRPDMAIKEYREAVRLDPGFAPARTNLGVAYQEQGRLEMAIPQYREVIKLDPSDSVAHANLACALAEQGKQEAAVQAYKEALRLNPHDAEVRFALGGLYETRNRMDLAQKEYAEALRSNPDFGPAHTALGWISLRKGHLQDAYEAFNRGLKVNEQDARAYHGIAEYYAQRRKPESAMDNYTKALKYYKDPDMKNAIMNQLFQEGRVGD, encoded by the coding sequence ATGAACGACCATCGAACAGTATGCGAAACCGCTCTCCTGGAGGGAGACTGGGAGCGCGCGGCTCAGGCGGCGCTGGCCTGGGCACGCCATCCCCAGACCGTCAAGGCGCGTGACCCCCGCCCGCATTTCGTGCTCAACGTCACCCATCTCCTCAAGGGGCGATTCGCCGAAGCCTGGGCAAGCCACGCGCACAGTCTTCAAGAGGAGGAGGACATCACGCAGATCAAACAGTGGACGGAGGACCTCGTCGCGATGCACGGCGATCAGGCCTTCGCCCACCTCATCATGGGTCTGTTCCTGGCGCAATCGGGCCAATCGGAGCAATCACAGCAGAGTTACAAGGAGGCCGCGAAGCTGGCGCCGGCGTCCGCCTATCCGCACTATTTTCTGGCGCAGATCCACGAACGGGCCGACCGTCCGGATATGGCGATCAAAGAATATCGAGAAGCCGTCCGGCTCGATCCCGGCTTTGCGCCGGCCCGAACCAACCTGGGCGTGGCCTATCAGGAGCAAGGGCGGTTGGAAATGGCGATTCCCCAATATCGCGAAGTGATCAAGCTGGACCCGAGCGACAGCGTGGCCCATGCGAATCTGGCCTGTGCCTTGGCGGAACAGGGTAAGCAGGAAGCGGCCGTGCAGGCCTACAAGGAAGCGCTCCGGCTGAATCCCCACGACGCCGAAGTGCGGTTTGCGCTGGGCGGCTTGTACGAAACGCGCAACCGGATGGACCTGGCGCAGAAGGAGTATGCCGAAGCGCTCCGGTCGAATCCCGATTTCGGGCCGGCGCATACGGCGCTCGGATGGATCTCGCTGCGGAAGGGGCACTTGCAGGACGCGTATGAGGCCTTCAACCGCGGCCTCAAAGTCAACGAGCAGGACGCCCGCGCCTATCACGGCATCGCCGAATATTATGCGCAACGGCGCAAACCGGAAAGCGCGATGGACAATTACACCAAGGCGCTCAAGTACTACAAAGACCCCGACATGAAGAACGCCATCATGAATCAGCTCTTCCAGGAAGGGCGAGTCGGGGATTAG
- a CDS encoding FAD-dependent thymidylate synthase — protein sequence MSADRPSRRVIAVAPMPPEKSAYALARYSRSPDSIENSIQWVHGHSSEKFWEQFYFDYGHASIADLGHVIVCFEEITELAAIRLEDEPLWDGQAKSSRYQNFASSGWYVPDAIHGSETEGAYQGILRSLGEIYRLLHGPLVEFLSEGDPRPESMKPGDYQRTIAARAFDVTRYLLPLASRTNVGQVVSIRTLEKQITRLLSSQLPELRMIGEDLKDACQRSPMNVWGELNGQSTGAHEPLAPTLARHAKANEYQGTVYTDLARYAKEALRGTGLDETATWGSQQAVELIDPHDPCDEVVATLLYRVSQAPYRHILAVVRDWTEKQKQETIEVALNRRGPYDELIREFRSGYPFTFDILMDIGGWRDLHRHRRCQQIQQNFTTRHGYDTPKPLMQAGLDGEYRQAMDAVQADIEQLKKVNGEAALYAIPFGFKVRCLFKMDFAEAEYIAKLRSGVKGHWSYRSIAWQIKEKVTERYPSLGRHMQATSPDIEDTLTR from the coding sequence ATGAGCGCAGACCGTCCAAGTCGTCGCGTGATCGCCGTGGCCCCGATGCCGCCTGAAAAATCCGCCTATGCCTTGGCCCGGTACAGCCGGTCTCCCGACTCGATCGAGAACAGCATCCAATGGGTCCACGGCCATTCCTCGGAAAAGTTCTGGGAACAGTTCTACTTCGATTACGGTCACGCCTCCATCGCCGACCTCGGTCACGTCATCGTCTGCTTCGAGGAGATCACCGAATTGGCGGCGATCCGCCTGGAGGACGAACCGCTGTGGGACGGGCAGGCGAAATCGAGCCGGTATCAAAACTTTGCCTCGAGCGGGTGGTATGTACCGGACGCGATTCACGGCAGTGAAACGGAGGGAGCCTACCAGGGCATTCTTCGGAGCCTGGGGGAAATCTACCGCCTTCTGCACGGACCGCTGGTGGAATTTTTGTCGGAGGGCGATCCGCGACCGGAATCCATGAAGCCCGGCGATTATCAACGCACGATCGCCGCCAGGGCCTTCGATGTCACGCGCTATCTGTTGCCGCTCGCGTCCCGCACCAACGTCGGCCAGGTGGTCAGCATCAGAACGCTGGAGAAACAGATCACCCGGCTGTTGTCGTCGCAGCTGCCGGAGCTCCGCATGATCGGCGAAGATTTGAAGGACGCCTGCCAGAGGTCTCCGATGAACGTCTGGGGCGAGCTGAACGGGCAATCGACCGGCGCCCACGAACCGCTGGCCCCCACGCTGGCGCGCCACGCCAAGGCCAACGAGTATCAAGGGACCGTCTACACGGACCTGGCCCGGTATGCGAAAGAGGCGCTCCGCGGAACAGGACTCGACGAGACCGCCACGTGGGGCAGCCAACAGGCGGTCGAGCTGATCGACCCGCACGACCCCTGCGACGAAGTGGTGGCGACGCTTCTCTACCGCGTGTCCCAAGCACCCTACCGACACATCCTGGCCGTGGTCCGCGACTGGACCGAGAAGCAGAAGCAAGAAACGATCGAGGTCGCGCTGAACAGACGGGGTCCGTATGACGAACTCATCAGGGAATTCCGCAGCGGCTATCCGTTCACGTTCGATATTCTCATGGACATCGGCGGGTGGCGCGACCTTCACCGGCATCGGCGATGCCAGCAGATCCAGCAGAACTTCACGACCCGGCATGGGTACGATACGCCCAAGCCGCTCATGCAGGCCGGTCTCGACGGGGAGTATCGGCAAGCGATGGACGCCGTGCAGGCCGACATCGAGCAGCTCAAGAAAGTCAACGGGGAAGCCGCCCTCTACGCCATTCCGTTCGGATTCAAGGTCCGCTGCCTGTTCAAGATGGATTTTGCCGAGGCCGAGTACATCGCCAAGCTCCGCTCCGGCGTGAAGGGACACTGGTCCTACCGGTCCATCGCCTGGCAGATCAAGGAGAAGGTGACGGAGCGCTACCCATCCCTCGGCCGGCACATGCAGGCGACCTCACCGGATATCGAAGACACCTTGACCAGATAG
- the hisS gene encoding histidine--tRNA ligase, translated as MIKGIKGVKDILPEETPRWRVIEEAARRWAERCGFQEIRLPIFEVTALFARSIGATTDIVEKEMYTFPDRDGTLLTLRPEGTAGTVRSFVEHNRAADPVPQKYYYLGPMFRHERPQAGRLRQFHQFGVEHFGTQDARADVEVISLLWRFLSDLGLPDLTLEVNSLGSAADRAAYLPVLVAFLKGRTDRLCANCLRRLDSNPLRVLDCKVPECRAATEEAPRLTDHLSVEAKAHFDEVLAGLTALEIPSRLNTRLVRGLDYYCLTAFEVTSSHLGAQNAVGAGGRYDGLVETLGGPKTPAVGFAAGLERISLMLPEAPQSSSVPSVYVASFGTEGAPAGVHVLDALRRAGLVAQTDYRSTTLKAHLRQADRTKSRWAVFLGDDEVRRGSVIVRNMDTKAQEEVPLPDLPRYVLAQLPRS; from the coding sequence ATGATCAAGGGAATTAAAGGCGTCAAGGACATTTTGCCCGAGGAAACTCCGCGGTGGCGCGTCATCGAGGAGGCCGCCCGCCGGTGGGCGGAACGGTGCGGATTTCAGGAAATCCGTCTGCCCATTTTCGAGGTGACGGCGCTCTTCGCCCGCAGCATCGGAGCCACCACCGACATCGTGGAGAAGGAGATGTACACCTTTCCCGATCGCGACGGCACCCTGCTGACCTTGCGGCCTGAGGGCACGGCGGGCACGGTCCGGTCGTTCGTCGAACACAATCGAGCAGCCGATCCTGTCCCGCAGAAATACTACTATCTCGGGCCGATGTTCCGTCACGAGCGGCCGCAAGCCGGCCGCCTCCGGCAGTTTCACCAGTTCGGTGTCGAACATTTCGGCACGCAGGATGCCAGGGCCGACGTGGAAGTCATCTCGCTGCTGTGGCGCTTTCTGTCGGACCTTGGCCTTCCGGATTTGACGCTGGAAGTCAACAGTCTCGGCAGCGCGGCCGACCGAGCTGCGTATCTTCCGGTCCTTGTCGCGTTTCTGAAGGGGCGCACCGACCGCCTCTGTGCCAACTGCCTCCGGCGGCTGGACAGCAACCCGCTCCGCGTACTCGACTGCAAAGTACCCGAATGCCGCGCCGCCACGGAGGAGGCGCCACGCCTGACGGATCACCTCTCGGTGGAAGCAAAGGCTCATTTCGACGAGGTGCTCGCCGGCCTGACCGCGCTCGAGATCCCCTCTCGCCTGAATACCCGCTTGGTCCGCGGCCTCGACTACTATTGTCTGACGGCCTTCGAAGTCACATCGTCTCACTTGGGCGCTCAGAACGCGGTCGGAGCCGGCGGCCGGTACGATGGGCTGGTGGAGACGCTTGGAGGACCCAAGACTCCCGCGGTCGGTTTCGCAGCCGGGCTCGAGCGGATCTCCCTGATGTTGCCGGAAGCGCCACAGTCTTCTTCCGTCCCCTCGGTCTATGTGGCTTCGTTCGGAACGGAAGGCGCACCGGCCGGTGTACATGTGCTGGACGCATTGCGGCGGGCCGGGCTGGTTGCTCAGACTGACTACCGGTCCACCACGCTCAAGGCACACCTCCGTCAGGCTGACCGGACCAAGAGCCGTTGGGCCGTCTTCCTTGGTGACGACGAAGTCCGCCGTGGATCCGTCATCGTCAGAAATATGGATACGAAGGCACAAGAAGAGGTACCGCTTCCAGATCTCCCGCGCTATGTTCTCGCACAGCTTCCCCGTTCATAA